From the Lathyrus oleraceus cultivar Zhongwan6 chromosome 4, CAAS_Psat_ZW6_1.0, whole genome shotgun sequence genome, one window contains:
- the LOC127136591 gene encoding uncharacterized protein LOC127136591: MSYSHIIPYLFRGSLVQLRKLGPPPTVLPPGYDANARCEFHSGTPGHSIKNYKALKYKVQDLIDSKAITFTPKGLNVNNNPMPPHNNSAMNMMEVDNGRRLISYVDELKTLLIEIKNALMKDNSFPVCVPTPFPYINTKAVPWVYDTSIYIHGQKLQEEPLKSSDPMINITGTGEITRNGRIFAPTPTSIGAINPSTSDKGKQIDGAQQRQDPAPSNEVDELLRIIKKSDYLVVDQLNQTPSKISMLSLLMCSEADKDALVKFLRTAHVPQDISVCEFEGVVNNIVTSLSLGFGDEELPAEGRNHNKALHIFIECVDTVLSRVFVDTGSSVNVMPKSSFAKLTVEGLVMKPSELIVRAFDGTRRTVIGEVNLHMNISPHTFFITFFVMHIYSAYSCLLGRPWIHSVGAVTSTLHQKLKFLADDKLVIVEGEEDIMDESKDDESLMASLKDALTIIKDGHPQGWGRLFELPANKDRTGLGYNSQNLKKPTPIATRGSVLPLSKNFSSASYLDDNSICAVEGDEEEDVGLIFTEANGKGATKWTEIEIPKVTLIKM, encoded by the exons ATGTCGTATAGCCACATTATACCATATTTATTTAGGGGATCACTTGTACAACTAAGGAAGTTAGGACCCCCACCAACAGTTCTTCCTCCCGGTTATGATGCAAATGCCCGCTGTGAATTTCATTCTGGCACTCCTGGGCATTCGATCAAGAATTATAAAGCATTAAAGTACAAGGTTCAAGATCTTATTGATTCTAAGGCAATCACGTTCACCCCCAAGGGGCTGAATGTAAATAACAACCCAATGCCCCCTCACAATAATTCAGCCATGAATATGATGGAAGTTGACAATGGAAGGAGATTGATATCCTATGTGGACGAGTTAAAAACACTACTCATCGAGATCAAGAATGCTTTAATGAAGGATAATTCCTTTCCCGTCTGTG TTCCCACACCATTCCCATATATTAACACCAAGGCAGTCCCATGGGTGTATGACACCTCAATCTACATTCATGGCCAGAAACTTCAAGAAGAACCGTTGAAGTCCAGTGATCCAATGATCAATATCACCGGAACTGGAGAAATTACAAGAAATGGAAGGATATTTGCACCGACACCCACTTCAATTGGAGCTATCAATCCTTCAACTTCAGACAAAGGCAAACAAATTGATGGTGCTCAGCAAAGACAAGACCCTGCACCTTCCAATGAGGTAGACGAGTTATTACgcattatcaagaagagtgattatcTAGTAGTTGATCAGCTTAACCAGACACCCTCGAAGatctcaatgttgtctttatTAATGTGCTCAGAGGCCGATAAGGATGCTTTGGTAAAATTTCTGAGGACAGCTCACGTACCGCAAGATATCTCAGTTTGTGAATTTGAAGGGGTAGTTAACAATATCGTTACTAGCTTAAGCTTGGGTTTCggtgatgaagagcttcctgcTGAAGGGAGGAATCATAATAAGGCTCTCCATATTTTTATTGAGTGTGTGGACACAGTACTATCAAGAGTTTTCGTAGACACTGGGTCTTCCGTCAATGTGATGCCTAAAAGCTCCTTTGCTAAGCTAACTGTTGAAGGACTTGTAATGAAGCCGAGTGAGCTTATAGTAAGAGCATTTGATGGTACTAGGAGGACTGTAATCGGTGAGGTGAATTTGCATATGAATATTAGTCCTCATACTTTCTTTATCACTTTCTTCGTAATGCACATCTATTCAGCCTACAGTTGTCTGCTTGGAAGGCCTTGGATTCATTCAGTTGGTGCAGTCACTTCAACGCtccaccaaaaattgaaattcctAGCTGATGATAAACTAGTTATTGTCGAGGGTGAGGAGGACATTATG GATGAATCAAAAGATGACGAATCTTTGATGGCATCTCTTAAGGATGCCCTGACAATCATAAAGGATGGACACCCCCAAGGATGGGGAAGACTGTTTGAACTTCCTGCCAACAAGGACCGTACCGGTTTAGGATACAACTCCCAGAATTTGAAGAAACCTACACCGATAGCTACAAGGGGATCAGTGCTCCCGCTATCCAAAAACTTCTCAAGCGCCAGTTACCTTGATGACAACAGTATCTGTGCGGTGGAAGGAGACGAAGAAGAAGATGTTGGATTGATCTTCACAGAGGCTAATGGAAAGGGTGCCACCAAATGGACCGAGATTGAAATACCCAAAGTGACCCTGATTAAAATGTAA
- the LOC127136593 gene encoding uncharacterized protein LOC127136593: MAAKHLRQYMLTHTTLLISKMDSVKYIFEKPALTGRVAQWQMALTKYDIQHVTQKDIKWSVLSDYLAQHPLEDYQSMRFQFPDEDIMLIRDCNIPYPEEGFEPGSRWTLVFDGASNAQGNGVGAVITSPTNFHLPFTARLCFECTNNMAEYQACIFGIEAVIDLRIKILEVYGDLALVISQVKGVWDTRDHKRTPYKEHVLKLVPYFDEITFHHIPREENQLADALATLASMSKVKWKNGASSFHLNYLDEPAYCLAAEDEADGHPWFYDIMKFLENQEYPADRSITDKKYLWKLSSKFFLSGGVLYKINYDSILLRCVNKQEAN, translated from the coding sequence ATGGCTGCCAAACATTTAAGACAGTACATGCTCACTCATACGACATTGTTGATCTCTAAGATGGATTctgtcaaatacatctttgagaagccggctctaACCGGTAGAGTAGCTCAATGGCAAATGGCTTTAACCAAGTACGATatccaacatgtcactcaaaaggACATCAAGtggagtgtattgtctgattatcttgCTCAACATCCCTTGGAGGACTACCAGTCTATGCGTTTTCAATTCCCCGATGAGGATATCATGTTGATTAGGGATTGCAACATCCCCTATCCCGAGGAAGGATTCGAGCCTGGATCCCGTTGGACCttggtttttgatggagcttctaatgcTCAGGGAAATGGCGTTGGGGCAGTAATCACTTCTCCAACAAATTTCCACCTCCCCTTCACTGCCAGATTATGTTTTgagtgtacaaacaatatggccgAATACCAGGCTTGTATCTTTGGTATTGAAGCTGTTATCGATCTTAGGATTAAAATCTTGGAAGTCTATGGAGATTTAGCCTTGGTAATCAGCCAGGTCAAAGGAGTTTGGGATACAAGAGATCATAAACGCACTCCTTACAAAGAGCATGTCTTGAAACTAGTCCCATACTTTGATGAAATTACATTCCACCACAtccctcgagaagagaatcagctAGCTGACGCCTTGGCAACTTTGGCGTCCATGTCTAAAGTTAAATGGAAGAACGGAGCGTCATCCTTTCACCTAAACTACTTGGACGAACCTGCTTACTGTCTGGCAGCAGAAGACGAAGCTGACGGTCatccttggttctatgacatcatGAAATTCTTAGAGAACCAAGAGTACCCTGCAGACAGGTCCATCACCGACAAGAAGTATCTTTGGAAACTgtcatccaaattcttcttaagtgGAGGGGTATTATACAAGATAAATTATGATTCGAttttgcttagatgtgtgaacaagcaagAAGCAAACTAG
- the LOC127136594 gene encoding uncharacterized protein LOC127136594 — MPQNAMLEVELFDVWGIDFIGPFPSYFGKHYISVAVDYVSKWVEVVALPMDDAKVVISFLKNYIFARFGVPRALISDEGTHFLNKLMENMLRKDNAKHKIATPYHPQTSGQVEVSNRKIKQILEKTVNASRKDWSIKLEDALWAYITTFKNPHRLKLFPGKLRSRWSGPFVIHKVFLHGAIELRNSANGDTFKVNGQKVKSNLQGQEGRMIEKVYIVLYKGKENTSINTKVQNAPEEDFDRKAATYRNVEIYVTADPDTKEGYNAEHFATREQIACDHADASKVEEEEPQEQFVPPPPEPVQQEAGSSSWPAYQWTWVQTELGDLRTEQTRKGIEQALQGEMLDKMSLMMRQLVLHFPPPPP; from the exons atgcctcagaatgccatgttGGAAGTAGAACTATTCGATGTATGGGGAATAGACTTTATCGGACCCTTTCCATCATACTTTGGAAAGCATTACATTTCGGTCGcggttgactatgtgtcaaaatgggtggaagtTGTAGCCTTACCCATGGATGATGCTAAAGTGGTGATCAGTTTCCTAAAGAATTACATCTTTGCTCGGTTTGGGGTACCAAGGGCATTAattagtgacgaaggtacccaTTTTCTGAACAAGCTGATGGAGAACATGTTAAGGAAAGACAATGCCAAGCATAAAATTGCCACACCGTACCATCCTCAGACAAGTGGACAAGTTGAAGTATCAAATCGGAAGATAAAGCAGATTCTGGAAAAGACAGTCAACGCGTCACGAAAGGATTGGTCGATCAAGTTAGAGGATGCATTATGGGCATACATAACAACGTTCAAAAACCCCCATAG GTTGAAGTTGTTCCCTGGAAAACTAAGGTCGAGATGGTCGGGACCTTTTGTGATACACAAGGTATTTCTGCATGGAGCCATTGAGCTTAGAAACTCGGCAAACGGGGACACGTTTAAAGTAAATGGGCAGAAAGTTAAATCAAACCTACAAGGGCAGGAGGGTCGTATGATAGAGAAA GTTTACATAGTACTCTACAAAGGAAAGGAAAACACTTCAATAAATACTAAA GTACAAAATGCCCCCGAGGAAGATTTTGACAGGAAAGCAGCAACTTACCGAAATGTCGAG ATATATGTGACTGCTGACCCCGACACTAAGGAAGGCTACAACGCTGAGCACTTTGCTACACGTGAGCAGATCGCATGTGACCATGCGGATGCATCAAAAGTAGAAGAGGAGGAGCCTCAGGAGCAGTTTGTACCCCCACCTCCGGAACCTGTCCAGCAGGAAGCAGGATCCTCTTCCTGGCCTGCCTACCAATGGACTTGGGTACAAACCGAGCTCGGCGACTTGAGGACCGAACAAACACGGAAAGGCATCGAGCAGGCCCTACAAGGGGAAATGTTGGATAAAATGAGCCTCATGATGCGGCAATTGGTGTTGCATTTTCCACCCCCGCCTCCTTAG